One genomic window of Candidatus Bathyarchaeota archaeon includes the following:
- a CDS encoding helix-turn-helix domain-containing protein encodes MVQRLEADFWNRLNIFESKVRRYILRLLLELEWRSLSDIAKKLENDYNLKITLPGLLKHMKQLEEIGLIRHESGIFAKKPDARKTVYLLEGRERVEKLLQHLEDNVGNLLQTGIIFSKTAKMARRIQGMRNNVSKEEIGCLKSLLTQCESEKVNSYLTGDEKKKVKLWRIMIRLLEEK; translated from the coding sequence GTGGTTCAACGTTTGGAAGCTGACTTCTGGAATCGCCTAAACATCTTCGAAAGTAAAGTAAGAAGATATATCTTAAGATTACTATTAGAATTGGAATGGAGATCCTTATCAGATATTGCCAAAAAACTAGAAAATGACTATAACCTGAAAATAACACTGCCAGGACTACTCAAGCATATGAAACAATTAGAAGAAATAGGACTGATACGACATGAATCAGGCATTTTTGCAAAGAAGCCTGATGCAAGAAAGACTGTATATTTGCTAGAAGGGAGAGAAAGAGTTGAAAAACTTCTTCAACATCTAGAGGACAACGTTGGAAATCTACTACAAACAGGGATAATATTCAGCAAAACTGCTAAAATGGCACGTAGAATTCAAGGGATGCGAAACAATGTTTCTAAAGAAGAAATAGGCTGCCTCAAATCATTACTTACCCAATGCGAATCAGAAAAAGTAAACAGTTACCTAACAGGAGATGAAAAGAAAAAAGTAAAGCTTTGGAGAATTATGATAAGACTGCTAGAAGAAAAATAG
- a CDS encoding ABC transporter substrate-binding protein — protein sequence MKKASILAFVFLAALMLISIGVVFPVRAAPRADADIRFYGSPEAGFAALMADDIDFYQWSLTHEQRVSSEADPNIAIAEYVENGMSEFDLNNNYTVAGTYPGIRNPLTVKEFRQALTCAVDKQYIVDEILLGAGGILNVPIPLNSITWWNETLLQANYEWKYDITKAATLLDAAGFVDTEPDGTRNYPVGWDGAEAGGNMDPLIFYIRTEDKRHDAGIHLTYQLDTLDVPYTAIEGTSDVCFPPVMGDLNYHIYTGGWSLGRYPTFLYFGYHSDYWFSYGSNYVTGMNSSNLPNYPLLDEYVRAVYFTPSIAAANISALAAGGLGWADLCVNIPLWSYTSYVGWRKTMCGVINQFGYGYDNAYQFWNAYQSAGGPIRMGTVNGPKALNPLYSTWYYDYATMDRIFNALLMVNPYDLTIDQAGAAQDWEVGTWIDPYPGPNEPSEKSTVTYYLRSDCGIAEPGTGNYVRNLNTHDLEFSAWYTYCFPDAWNYPSYEDLHHSEIIDDYTIKYYFDDASYWFYTAPQYPILAKDELIDPLCNPSSASFTSDGSNCSTGTHFKLTAENIVQVTSDDVPVDYYIYGGYEDREHNWIMLEGDVGAGTYTINFYTDDLDPHGYYLAGLDWELTWYGFGPFYALGITEGVGGYATLNKNPYYWLEDPPLGETDWRWWWNTPGGQPGWEIPGRDSGYFQINIYDVVKATGSYCHSGDKVYDPGYFPGADLDKTDLAHIGIYDIVSITGKYGLKWAIPP from the coding sequence ATGAAAAAAGCAAGCATTTTAGCATTTGTGTTCTTGGCAGCTTTGATGCTAATATCTATCGGCGTAGTGTTTCCAGTACGCGCAGCACCGAGGGCTGATGCTGACATTAGATTTTACGGTAGTCCAGAGGCTGGTTTCGCTGCTCTAATGGCTGATGACATCGACTTTTATCAGTGGTCGTTGACTCATGAGCAGAGAGTGAGCTCGGAAGCTGATCCAAACATCGCCATTGCAGAGTATGTTGAAAACGGAATGTCTGAGTTTGACCTAAACAACAACTACACCGTAGCTGGTACCTATCCTGGAATCAGAAACCCTCTAACCGTTAAAGAGTTCAGACAGGCTCTAACATGCGCGGTGGACAAGCAATACATCGTGGATGAAATCTTGCTGGGCGCTGGAGGAATACTCAACGTTCCAATTCCACTGAACTCCATCACCTGGTGGAACGAAACCCTACTCCAAGCGAACTACGAGTGGAAGTACGACATAACTAAGGCTGCAACGTTACTAGACGCTGCAGGATTCGTTGACACTGAACCTGATGGCACTCGAAACTATCCTGTTGGTTGGGATGGCGCAGAAGCCGGAGGCAACATGGACCCGCTTATCTTCTACATAAGAACTGAAGACAAAAGGCACGATGCCGGCATACACCTTACATACCAGTTGGACACCTTAGATGTCCCATACACCGCAATCGAAGGTACTTCAGACGTTTGCTTCCCGCCTGTTATGGGAGACCTAAACTACCACATTTACACAGGCGGCTGGAGCCTAGGAAGATACCCAACGTTCCTTTACTTCGGATACCACAGTGACTACTGGTTCTCATATGGATCAAACTACGTAACAGGCATGAACAGTTCAAACCTCCCCAACTATCCGCTGCTTGACGAATATGTTCGCGCTGTATATTTCACACCAAGTATTGCTGCAGCTAACATTTCTGCTCTAGCGGCAGGCGGATTAGGCTGGGCTGATTTGTGTGTCAACATTCCTCTATGGTCCTACACAAGCTACGTCGGCTGGCGTAAGACCATGTGCGGAGTTATCAACCAGTTCGGCTACGGATACGACAACGCGTACCAGTTCTGGAATGCATACCAAAGTGCTGGCGGCCCAATTAGGATGGGAACAGTAAACGGACCTAAGGCACTTAACCCATTGTACTCAACATGGTACTATGACTACGCAACGATGGACAGGATATTCAATGCCTTATTGATGGTGAACCCATACGATCTTACAATAGATCAAGCTGGAGCGGCTCAAGACTGGGAAGTTGGAACGTGGATCGATCCATACCCAGGTCCAAACGAGCCTTCTGAGAAATCCACAGTTACGTACTATCTGAGGTCAGACTGTGGGATAGCTGAACCAGGAACAGGCAACTATGTACGAAATCTAAACACGCATGACTTAGAGTTCTCGGCATGGTACACTTACTGCTTCCCTGATGCTTGGAACTATCCAAGCTACGAAGACCTGCACCACAGCGAAATAATCGACGACTACACGATTAAGTACTACTTCGACGACGCAAGCTACTGGTTCTACACCGCACCGCAATACCCGATACTCGCCAAAGACGAGCTGATCGACCCACTATGCAATCCAAGCTCTGCAAGTTTCACAAGTGACGGCTCAAACTGCAGTACAGGAACCCACTTCAAATTGACAGCAGAAAACATAGTACAGGTGACTTCTGACGACGTGCCAGTCGACTACTACATTTACGGTGGCTACGAAGACAGAGAGCATAACTGGATTATGCTTGAAGGCGACGTAGGAGCTGGAACATACACGATCAACTTCTACACAGACGATCTTGACCCCCACGGCTACTACCTTGCAGGCCTAGACTGGGAACTCACGTGGTACGGCTTCGGTCCCTTCTACGCCCTAGGCATAACGGAAGGCGTAGGCGGATATGCTACGCTGAACAAAAACCCATACTACTGGCTTGAAGATCCACCTTTGGGTGAGACTGACTGGCGCTGGTGGTGGAACACTCCAGGAGGACAACCCGGATGGGAGATTCCTGGACGCGACAGCGGCTACTTCCAAATCAACATCTACGACGTAGTAAAAGCCACAGGAAGCTACTGCCACAGCGGCGACAAGGTATATGACCCTGGCTACTTCCCAGGTGCAGACCTAGACAAAACCGACCTTGCACACATAGGCATCTACGACATAGTAAGCATCACAGGCAAATACGGACTAAAATGGGCAATACCCCCATAA
- a CDS encoding ABC transporter permease, translating to MGLKGYIGKRIFYSIILIWAVITVNFMIFSMMPGDPLAQFVAGQRGRIDEDRYNELRHAFGLDSPLHERYLLTISNMLTFNFGRETGSGEPVWNTVLTPLFNTIILMGSSVIISILIGIIIGVIVANKRGGLFDTFVVTGSLVGYSVPIFFIGWIMIFLFAIQLDWFPAGGTFPVEWGRNPPANILEFIAGRGIMIVLPVITLFMFSVGGWILLTRACVLETINEDYVLTARAKGLKERTVLFKHILKNASLPLITNVAIAFAFLISGAIITETLFSYNGMGLLTWHSIYPFPNLPVLSAIFYVTGLLVIVANFIADLLYGIIDPRVRYG from the coding sequence ATGGGGCTCAAAGGATACATTGGAAAAAGAATTTTTTATTCAATTATCTTAATCTGGGCTGTAATAACAGTCAACTTTATGATATTCTCGATGATGCCTGGAGATCCACTTGCGCAGTTTGTAGCAGGTCAAAGGGGAAGGATAGATGAAGACAGATATAACGAGTTGAGACACGCTTTTGGGCTTGACAGCCCCTTACACGAAAGATATCTCCTAACAATTTCTAACATGTTGACTTTTAACTTTGGCAGAGAAACCGGCAGTGGAGAACCTGTTTGGAACACTGTGCTGACACCATTGTTTAACACGATTATACTTATGGGAAGCTCAGTGATTATCTCCATCCTTATTGGAATTATTATTGGAGTAATAGTGGCTAATAAGAGAGGAGGACTTTTTGATACGTTCGTGGTAACGGGCTCATTGGTGGGCTATTCAGTTCCTATATTTTTTATAGGCTGGATAATGATATTCCTTTTTGCCATTCAGCTCGACTGGTTCCCTGCTGGAGGAACCTTTCCAGTGGAGTGGGGGCGTAATCCTCCAGCAAACATTCTAGAATTTATAGCTGGACGAGGAATTATGATAGTGTTACCAGTGATTACTTTGTTTATGTTCTCCGTTGGAGGTTGGATCCTTCTAACAAGAGCATGTGTTCTTGAAACAATCAACGAAGACTATGTGCTAACTGCAAGAGCTAAAGGTCTTAAAGAAAGAACTGTTCTATTCAAACATATTTTGAAAAATGCTTCATTACCTCTCATAACTAACGTTGCAATAGCGTTCGCCTTTCTAATAAGCGGTGCAATAATAACTGAAACACTCTTCTCATACAACGGTATGGGATTGCTAACATGGCACTCAATTTATCCTTTCCCAAATCTTCCTGTCTTGAGTGCCATTTTCTATGTAACAGGGTTACTCGTAATTGTCGCGAACTTCATCGCAGATTTGTTATACGGCATAATAGATCCTCGTGTTAGATATGGGTGA
- a CDS encoding MinD/ParA family protein yields the protein MKSITFAVSKGGVGKSLMSANVGAALAGKDKKVILIEGDPNHPLQKILDVNISTSDCKLDEVVKDDLKIEKAVYSTKVDNLFLIPSGISLQGYLDIDPVSFAKKISDLTADFMLIDVPFPLGKAAFLSLGVCEYFILLLTEDEFVLCVESAIDTIRLGRYFLQCVPLGFVLNRIKTPERFNDEFVKDLENLLEISCIARIKEDQRVLKSYGGVRHQKAFLAYKKFADSEFSKGIFQVAAHLLGDLPSPEKKNVVELIWNLVKP from the coding sequence ATGAAATCTATTACGTTTGCAGTTTCAAAGGGTGGGGTAGGCAAGTCCCTTATGAGTGCAAACGTAGGTGCTGCTCTAGCTGGTAAAGACAAAAAGGTGATTTTAATTGAGGGAGATCCGAACCATCCTCTGCAAAAAATCCTCGACGTCAATATATCTACTAGTGACTGTAAGCTTGATGAAGTTGTAAAAGATGATTTGAAGATTGAGAAGGCAGTATATTCCACGAAAGTCGACAATCTGTTTTTGATTCCTTCGGGAATCTCCCTTCAAGGGTATCTTGACATAGATCCTGTGAGTTTTGCAAAGAAAATCTCTGACTTGACAGCAGATTTTATGCTTATAGATGTTCCGTTTCCCTTGGGTAAAGCAGCTTTCTTGTCGTTAGGAGTATGTGAATACTTTATCCTTCTCCTAACCGAAGACGAGTTTGTACTATGTGTTGAGTCAGCCATAGACACCATTCGTTTGGGTAGGTATTTTCTCCAGTGTGTACCACTTGGTTTTGTGTTAAATAGAATCAAAACACCTGAGAGGTTCAATGATGAATTTGTTAAAGACCTTGAAAATCTTCTTGAAATTTCTTGTATAGCACGAATAAAGGAAGATCAGAGGGTGCTAAAGTCATATGGCGGAGTAAGGCATCAGAAAGCTTTTTTGGCGTATAAAAAATTCGCTGATAGCGAGTTTTCGAAGGGTATTTTTCAAGTGGCAGCGCATCTTCTCGGTGATCTTCCGAGTCCTGAAAAGAAGAACGTGGTAGAGTTGATTTGGAATTTGGTCAAACCTTAA